One window of Phocoena phocoena chromosome 13, mPhoPho1.1, whole genome shotgun sequence genomic DNA carries:
- the RAB27B gene encoding ras-related protein Rab-27B isoform X1, whose amino-acid sequence MTDGDYDYLIKLLALGDSGVGKTTFLYRYTDNKFNPKFITTVGIDFREKRVVYNTQGPNGSTGKAVKVHLQLWDTAGQERFRSLTTAFFRDAMGFLLMFDLTSQQSFLNVRNWMSQLQANAYCENPDIVLIGNKADLPDQREVNERQARDLAEKYSIPYFETSAATGQNVEKAVETLLDLIMKRMEQCVEKTQVPDIVNGGSSGKLDGDKPAEKKSVPAKLYHMNRSSRTPRKHHFQKE is encoded by the exons ATGACCGATGGGGACTATGATTATCTGATCAAACTCCTGGCCCTTGGAGATTCGGGGGTGGGGAAGACGACATTTCTTTATCGCTACACAGACAATAAATTCAATCCCAAGTTCATCACGACAGTAGGGATAGACTTTCGGGAAAAACGTGTG GTTTATAACACACAGGGACCAAATGGGTCAACAGGGAAAGCAGTTAAGGTGCATCTCCAGCTTTGGGACACAGCGGGACAAGAGAG ATTCCGGAGCCTCACCACTGCGTTTTTCAGAGACGCCATGGGTTTCTTATTAATGTTTGACCTCACCAGTCAACAGAGCTTCTTAAATGTCAGAAACTGGATGA GCCAACTGCAAGCAAATGCTTATTGTGAAAATCCAGATATAGTATTAATTGGCAACAAGGCAGACCTGCCAGACCAGAGAGAAGTCAACGAACGGCAAGCCCGGGACCTGGCTGAAAAATACAG CATACCATATTTTGAAACAAGTGCAGCGACTGGCCAGAATGTGGAAAAGGCTGTGGAAACCCTTCTGGACTTAATAATGAAACGAATGGAACAGTGTGTAGAGAAGACCCAAGTCCCCGACATTGTCAATGGAGGTAGTTCTGGGAAGCTGGATGGGGACAAACCAGCAGAGAAGAA aagtgtgccTGCTAAACTTTACCATATGAACCGATCATCCAGAACCCCACGCAAGCATCACTTCCAAAAAGAGTGA
- the RAB27B gene encoding ras-related protein Rab-27B isoform X2, whose product MTDGDYDYLIKLLALGDSGVGKTTFLYRYTDNKFNPKFITTVGIDFREKRVVYNTQGPNGSTGKAVKVHLQLWDTAGQERFRSLTTAFFRDAMGFLLMFDLTSQQSFLNVRNWMSQLQANAYCENPDIVLIGNKADLPDQREVNERQARDLAEKYSIPYFETSAATGQNVEKAVETLLDLIMKRMEQCVEKTQVPDIVNGGSSGKLDGDKPAEKKCAC is encoded by the exons ATGACCGATGGGGACTATGATTATCTGATCAAACTCCTGGCCCTTGGAGATTCGGGGGTGGGGAAGACGACATTTCTTTATCGCTACACAGACAATAAATTCAATCCCAAGTTCATCACGACAGTAGGGATAGACTTTCGGGAAAAACGTGTG GTTTATAACACACAGGGACCAAATGGGTCAACAGGGAAAGCAGTTAAGGTGCATCTCCAGCTTTGGGACACAGCGGGACAAGAGAG ATTCCGGAGCCTCACCACTGCGTTTTTCAGAGACGCCATGGGTTTCTTATTAATGTTTGACCTCACCAGTCAACAGAGCTTCTTAAATGTCAGAAACTGGATGA GCCAACTGCAAGCAAATGCTTATTGTGAAAATCCAGATATAGTATTAATTGGCAACAAGGCAGACCTGCCAGACCAGAGAGAAGTCAACGAACGGCAAGCCCGGGACCTGGCTGAAAAATACAG CATACCATATTTTGAAACAAGTGCAGCGACTGGCCAGAATGTGGAAAAGGCTGTGGAAACCCTTCTGGACTTAATAATGAAACGAATGGAACAGTGTGTAGAGAAGACCCAAGTCCCCGACATTGTCAATGGAGGTAGTTCTGGGAAGCTGGATGGGGACAAACCAGCAGAGAAGAAGTGtgcctgctaa